The proteins below come from a single Argentina anserina chromosome 1, drPotAnse1.1, whole genome shotgun sequence genomic window:
- the LOC126785726 gene encoding proline-rich receptor-like protein kinase PERK1, with the protein MSTAPSPATPPTNTTSPPPPTPSAPAPTTPTAPPPTTPAAPPPTTPATPDAPPPATPASPPPPSKTPPSPPAPTTPAPTSPGSSPPPPATPSVSSPPPPKTPSTPTTTKSPPPPPKSPSTTPSTSTPSTGLDTGVIVGIAIGAVAILVVLSLCCIFCSKKKKRRREEPGYYVPPPPPPTGPKGEIYYGPPRPYQGAPPPPTDHVITMPKPPAQAVASRPPHSPVRYTPPLQPYSSGGSGSNYSEGETPVPPPPPPGYSLGFSKSTFTYEELALATEGFSDSNLLGQGGFGYVHKGVLPNGKEVAVKQLKAGSGQGEREFQAEVEIISRVHHRHLVSLVGYCMTGSKRLLVYEFVPNNTMEFHLHGKGRPTMDWPTRLKIALGSAKGLAYLHEDCHPKIIHRDIKAANILLDFKFECKVADFGLAKLSSDMNTHVSTRVMGTFGYLAPEYASSGKLTDKSDVFSYGVMLLELITGRRPVDASQTYMEDSLVEWARPILTRALESDDFDELADPRLQGRFDHNEMARMVACAAACVRHSARRRPRMSQVVRALEGDVSLSDLNEGIRPGHSNLYSSQGSSDYDSRPYDTKQRNLDLINHRKMALESQEYGASSEYSGGRTTSEYGLNPSGSSSEGQQTRETTREMELGKMNKINRGYSGSSEY; encoded by the exons CGCCGCCGACCAACACCACCTCCCCACCGCCACCCACCCCATCCGCCCCGGCGCCCACCACCCCCACCGCTCCTCCCCCAACAACCCCAGCCGCTCCGCCCCCCACAACTCCCGCCACCCCCGACGCGCCGCCTCCCGCCACTCCGGCGTCGCCACCGCCGCCGTCAAAGACTCCACCTTCACCCCCAGCGCCCACCACTCCAGCTCCGACCTCACCGGGATCGTCTCCGCCGCCGCCTGCCACCCCATCCGTCAGCTCACCGCCGCCGCCGAAAACGCCGTCGACGCCAACCACTACTAAgagtcctcctcctccgccgaaATCGCCGTCCACCACACCTTCGACCTCGACGCCTTCGACGGGATTGGACACCGGGGTGATAGTCGGAATCGCTATCGGGGCGGTGGCGATTCTAGTGGTGCTCAGTCTTTGCTGCATTTTCTGCtctaagaagaagaagagaagaagagaggagcCTGGCTACTATGTccctccgccgccgcctccGACCGGCCCTAAAG gtGAAATTTACTATGGTCCACCGCGTCCATATCAAGGTGCTCCACCCCCACCTACAGATCATGTAATCACAATGCCGAAGCCGCCTGCACAAGCTGTAGCATCCAGGCCACCACACTCGCCAGTACGATATACGCCGCCACTACAACCTTACAGCAGTGGAGGTTCAGGTTCTAATTATTCAGAGGGTGAGACGCCAGTTCCACCACCTCCGCCACCAGGGTATTCTTTGGGATTCTCAAAAAGCACATTTACTTATGAGGAGCTAGCTTTGGCAACGGAGGGGTTCTCCGATTCCAATCTCCTTGGACAGGGTGGGTTTGGGTATGTACACAAAGGAGTTCTTCCTAATGGGAAGGAAGTAGCTGTCAAGCAGCTGAAAGCTGGAAGTGGGCAAGGGGAGCGTGAATTTCAGGCGGAAGTTGAAATTATCAGCCGTGTACATCACAGGCATCTTGTTTCACTGGTTGGCTACTGCATGACTGGATCCAAGAGACTACTTGTCTATGAGTTTGTTCCAAACAACACTATGGAGTTCCACCTACATG GAAAAGGGAGACCTACTATGGATTGGCCCACCAGATTGAAAATTGCTTTAGGATCTGCGAAAGGACTGGCCTATCTTCATGAGGATT GTCATCCTAAAATTATTCATCGTGATATCAAAGCAGCTAATATACTTTTGGACTTCAAGTTTGAGTGCAAG GTTGCAGATTTTGGTCTTGCCAAGCTCTCTTCTGATATGAATACTCATGTTTCCACACGAGTGATGGGGACTTTTGG gtATTTAGCTCCAGAATATGCATCTAGCGGAAAACTCACAGACAAGTCAGATGTTTTCTCCTACGGGGTTATGCTTCTGGAGTTGATTACTGGGCGCCGCCCTGTTGACGCATCTCAAACTTACATGGAGGATAGTTTGGTAGAGTGG GCAAGGCCCATTCTCACTCGAGCTTTGGAATCCGATGACTTTGATGAACTGGCTGATCCAAGACTGCAGGGTAGGTTTGACCACAATGAGATGGCTCGCATGGTTGCTTGTGCTGCAGCGTGTGTACGACATTCTGCAAGGCGTCGACCACGAATGAGTCAG GTCGTCCGTGCTTTAGAGGGAGATGTGTCTCTTTCTGATCTGAATGAAGGAATAAGGCCCGGGCATAGCAATCTCTACAGTTCTCAAGGGAGCTCAGACTATGACTCAAGGCCCTATGACACAAAACAACGCAACCTGGACTTAATAAACCACAGGAAGATGGCGTTGGAAAGCCAGGAGTATGGCGCTAGTAGCGAGTACAGTGGTGGTCGCACCACCAGTGAGTACGGTTTGAACCCATCTGGTTCAAGCAGTGAAGGCCAACAAACCCGGGAAACCACCCGAGAAATGGAATTGGGGAAGATGAATAAGATCAATCGAGGTTACAGTGGAAGCTCCGAGTATTAA
- the LOC126785628 gene encoding subtilisin-like protease SBT6.1: MTAPLTSTSSLSLLVIIVAVAFALLHFKPHRNPPTLTLDRHRNNYVVRFVEYRRWEDHREYLKSGVPAEGWDWIERNNPAKDYPTDFGVVWIEEGVRELVIGEIGKLGRVKDVNADVRYGRGLLSEEKREKVGAFVDGEKRPGKILTAMSFSEDGGGSNGSVSWKRELLAERSQITSLFGAESLWTKGYTGAKVKMAIFDTGIRANHPHFRNIKERTNWTNEDTLNDNLGHGTFVAGVIAGVDAECLGFAPDTEIYAFRVFTDAQVSYTSWFLDAFNYAIATNMDVLNLSIGGPDYLDLPFVEKVWEITANNIIMVSAIGNDGPLYGTLNNPADQSDVIGVGGIDYSDHIASFSSRGMSTWEMPHGYGRVKPDVVAYGRDIMGSKISTGCKSLSGTSVASPVVAGMVCLLVSVIPESSRKDTLNPASMKQALVEGAAKLGGPNMYEQGAGRVDLLESYEILKNYKPHASIFPNILDYTDCPYSWPFCRQPLYAGAMPVIFNATILNGMGVIGYVKSPPTWQPSDEVGNLLSIHFTYSKVIWPWTGYLALHMQIKEEGAKFSGEISGNVSLRVYSPPSPGEKNLRISTCVLQLKLKIVPTPQRSKRILWDQFHSIKYPPGYIPRDSLDVRNDILDWHGDHLHTNFHIMFNMLRDAGYYVETLGSPLTCFDALRYGTLLLVDLEEEYFQEEIEKLRDDVLNSGLGLVVFSEWYNVDTMVKMRFFDDNTRSWWTPVTGGANVPALNDLLAPFGIAFGDKILNGDFSINGEQSRYASGTDIVRFPKGGYVHKFPFLDSSESGATQNVLRDPEMTMADSPILGLVQLGEGRVVVYGDSNCLDSSHMVTNCYWLLKKMLDFTGGNIRDPVLFSSSVQQNSPLYMEDNQLPSRRTDVNFSTYSAVMGKELICGSDSAFEIWGTKGYRLQVRGTNRRLPGSSQTNPGEVLNSTVEDSRLKRSELTLENRTDSVGNGYLGLFYGNELDMPVLVASHWLVPAVLAFTGIVVFLSFWRIRLRRRRRRKGSSAGRYSNI, from the exons ATGACCGCTCCTCTGACCTCCACGTCATCACTCTCCCTCCTCGTCATCATCGTCGCCGTCGCCTTCGCTCTCCTCCATTTCAAGCCTCACCGTAATCCCCCAACCCTAACCCTAGATCGTCACCGGAACAACTACGTCGTCCGATTCGTGGAGTACAGGAGGTGGGAGGATCACCGGGAGTATCTGAAATCGGGCGTCCCGGCGGAGGGATGGGACTGGATCGAGAGGAACAATCCGGCGAAGGATTACCCGACGGATTTCGGAGTGGTGTGGATTGAAGAAGGAGTGAGGGAGCTGGTGATCGGAGAGATTGGGAAACTGGGGAGGGTAAAGGATGTGAATGCTGACGTCAGGTACGGGAGGGGTTTGCTGAGtgaggagaagagagagaaggttGGGGCGTTTGTGGATGGGGAGAAGCGGCCGGGGAAGATTTTGACGGCGATGTCGTTTAGTGAAGACGGTGGGGGAAGTAATGGCTCTGTGAGCTGGAAGAGGGAGCTCTTGGCTGAG AGATCTCAAATAACTTCATTGTTTGGAGCGGAGTCTCTTTGGACCAAAGGGTATACCGGTGCAAAAGTGAAAATGGCCATATTTGACACTGGTATTCGAGCGAATCACCCACACTTTCGAAATATTAAG GAGCGGACAAACTGGACAAATGAGGATACATTAAACGATAATCTTGGACATGGGACATTTGTTGCTGGTGTTATTGCTGGTGTAGATGCAGAGTGTCTTGGATTTGCTCCTGATACAGAGATATATGCCTTTCGTGTGTTTACAGATGCACAG GTATCGTACACATCATGGTTCCTTGATGCATTCAACTATGCCATTGCGACCAATATGGATGTTCTGAACTTGAGCATAGGTGGACCTGATTACTTGGACCTCCCATTTGTGGAGAAG GTCTGGGAAATAACAGCAAACAACATTATTATGGTTTCAGCAATTGGAAATGATGGACCACTTTATGGGACTTTAAATAATCCAGCAGACCAAAGTGATGTTATTGGTGTTGGTGGCATTGACTACAGTGATCACATTGCTTCTTTTTCGTCACGAGGCATGAGTACTTGGGAGATGCCTCATGG GTACGGCCGTGTTAAGCCAGATGTCGTTGCATATGGACGGGACATTATGGGATCCAAGATCAGTACCGGCTGTAAAAGCTTATCTGGCACTAGTGTGGCAAGTCCTGTGGTTGCTGGTATGGTATGTCTGCTTGTGAGTGTTATCCCTGAAAGCAGTAGGAAAGATACTTTAAACCCAGCAAGCATGAAACAAGCATTGGTAGAAGGTGCTGCAAAACTTGGTGGTCCTAATATGTATGAACAGGGTGCAGGGAGGGTTGATCT GTTAGAATCATACGAAATCTTGAAGAATTACAAACCTCATGCCAGCATCTTCCCTAATATTCTTGATTATACAGACTGCCCCTACTCTTGGCCCTTCTGTCGTCAGCCACTTTATGCAGGTGCCATGCCTGTTATCTTCAATGCTACCATTCTAAATGGAATGGGTGTAATTGGCTATGTTAAAAGTCCACCAACCTGGCAGCCTTCAGATGAAGTAGGGAATCTTCTAAGCATTCACTTTACTTATTCTAAGGTTATCTGGCCATGGACTGGTTATTTAGCGCTTCACATGCAAATTAAGGAAGAAGGGGCAAAGTTTTCAGGAGAGATTAGCGGCAATGTTAGTCTTAGGGTATACAGTCCTCCATCTCCAGGAGAAAAGAATCTTCGGATTAGCACTTGTGTGCTTCAGTTAAAGTTGAAGATTGTCCCAACTCCACAAAGATCAAAACGAATTTTGTGGGACCAGTTTCATAGTATCAAATACCCTCCAGGTTATATCCCTAGAGACTCTCTGGATGTTCGTAATGACATTCTTGACTGGCATGGAGATCACCTGCATACAAATTTTCACATTATGTTCAACATGTTACGAGATGCTGGGTATTATGTAGAAACACTTGGTTCCCCTCTTACTTGCTTTGATGCTCTTCGATATGGGACCCTTCTTCTGGTAGATCTTGAAGAAGAGTACTTTCAGGAGGAGATTGAGAAGCTGCGAGATGATGTTCTTAATTCTGGACTGGGATTGGTTGTGTTTTCTGAGTGGTACAATGTGGACACGATGGTGAAGATGAGATTCTTTGATGATAACACACGGAGCTGGTGGACTCCAGTCACTGGAGGTGCAAATGTTCCAGCGTTAAATGACTTGCTGGCTCCATTTGGGATTGCATTTGGAGATAAGATTCTGAATGGTGATTTTTCTATCAATGGAGAGCAAAGTCGGTATGCATCTGGAACAGATATTGTGAGGTTTCCAAAAGGAGGTTATGTACACAAGTTCCCTTTCCTAGATAGCTCTGAAAGTGGGGCCACTCAGAATGTACTTCGGGATCCTGAGATGACAATG GCAGATTCTCCCATTCTTGGTCTTGTTCAGCTTGGTGAAGGTCGTGTTGTAGTCTATGGAGATTCTAACTGTTTGGACAGCAGTCATATGGTAACTAATTGTTATTGGCTCTTGAAGAAAATGTTAGATTTCACTGGCGGAAACATCAGAGATCCTGTGCTTTTTTCAAGCTCGGTGCAACAAAATTCACCTTTATATATGGAAGACAATCAATTACCATCCCGTAGAACAGACGTGAATTTTTCTACATATTCTGCTGTAATGGGGAAGGAGTTGATATGTGGGAGTGACTCTGCATTTGAGATATGGGGAACGAAAGGTTACAGGTTACAGGTGAGAGGAACAAACAGAAGATTGCCAGGCTCTTCTCAGACTAATCCAGGTGAAGTGTTAAATTCGACTGTCGAGGATTCCCGTCTGAAGCGTAGTGAGTTGACACTGGAGAATAGAACTGATTCTGTGGGAAATGGATACTTGGGCCTGTTCTATGGAAATGAG CTTGATATGCCTGTGTTAGTTGCAAGTCATTGGCTTGTTCCTGCTGTACTTGCTTTTACTG GTATAGTAGTATTTTTGAGCTTCTGGAGAATTAGACTGAGGCGTCGGCGACGAAGAAAAGGATCTAGTGCTGGTAGATATTCTAATATATAG